The following proteins come from a genomic window of Alicyclobacillus dauci:
- a CDS encoding restriction endonuclease yields MITIPHNLLVIVGVLLGIAIVLKAVTSSQPKKRKRGGTGKRKASSNKKRSTSNPRTSSTTRSDEVILSTPVSKLTWSEFERLFALYFRDYGYTVEEPGVGGNDGGVDLVITEKRTGERTAVQLKHWNDSRKVGPNIVRELHSARLNTKPTCVFAMLITSSDLTQQARTEADERRIKFWHGSVVQMKLNEWDKWKGKRIKTRVPR; encoded by the coding sequence ATGATAACAATCCCACACAATCTACTAGTTATAGTTGGTGTCCTATTAGGTATCGCAATTGTGCTGAAAGCTGTAACGTCCTCGCAACCAAAAAAGAGGAAACGGGGAGGAACGGGTAAAAGGAAAGCGTCCTCTAACAAAAAACGATCGACATCGAATCCACGAACGTCTTCGACTACGCGTTCCGACGAAGTGATACTGTCTACCCCCGTTTCAAAATTGACTTGGTCGGAATTTGAACGTCTCTTCGCACTTTACTTCCGTGACTACGGCTACACTGTGGAAGAACCAGGGGTCGGGGGGAACGATGGTGGAGTTGACCTAGTGATCACTGAGAAGCGGACTGGAGAGCGCACAGCAGTCCAGCTGAAACATTGGAACGATAGCCGCAAAGTTGGACCAAATATTGTTCGGGAACTTCATTCTGCCCGTTTAAATACGAAACCAACATGCGTATTCGCTATGCTAATTACATCGTCAGATTTAACACAACAGGCACGCACTGAAGCAGATGAAAGACGTATTAAGTTTTGGCACGGATCTGTGGTCCAAATGAAACTGAATGAATGGGATAAGTGGAAAGGTAAAAGGATTAAAACTAGAGTGCCCCGCTAA
- a CDS encoding transposase: MGWDSYRNKYFFGYHLYTFVAADSPYDLPLYPRLQRASRHDATSWVVSAREFVERFRDYTWDKAILDAAHDALPIYEYLHSRSIKPFIDLNLRSTGSKGVQKGDITFSPTGIPFCKKGLEMKDRGYDSTRGRRKYYCPLVVKGVVTCDTPCSDSPYGRCVHTYTKHNPRLFPPVARNSNEWVNVYKRRTTCERSNKRVKEDYRLEAAKHRSTMMWTVRIYGIAMCQHMDAWYKRAI; encoded by the coding sequence ATGGGTTGGGACAGTTATCGAAACAAATACTTCTTCGGTTATCACCTCTATACATTTGTTGCTGCCGATAGCCCCTATGACCTACCGCTCTATCCCAGGTTGCAGCGAGCTTCCCGCCATGATGCGACATCGTGGGTGGTTAGTGCCCGCGAGTTTGTTGAACGCTTTCGTGATTACACCTGGGACAAGGCAATTTTAGACGCTGCACACGACGCGCTGCCAATTTACGAGTACCTTCATTCGCGAAGTATTAAGCCGTTCATTGATTTGAACTTGCGCAGTACAGGAAGTAAAGGAGTTCAGAAGGGTGACATCACATTTTCCCCGACTGGGATCCCCTTCTGCAAGAAGGGATTGGAGATGAAAGACCGTGGATATGACAGTACACGGGGTCGACGCAAATACTATTGTCCGCTCGTCGTAAAAGGCGTCGTGACTTGTGATACGCCTTGTTCCGATTCACCTTACGGAAGATGCGTTCACACATACACCAAACACAATCCTCGCTTGTTCCCACCCGTTGCCCGCAACAGCAACGAGTGGGTCAATGTCTACAAACGCAGAACCACCTGCGAGCGTAGCAACAAGCGAGTAAAAGAGGATTACCGTCTCGAAGCTGCCAAGCATCGCAGTACCATGATGTGGACAGTCCGCATCTACGGCATCGCCATGTGTCAACACATGGACGCTTGGTACAAGAGAGCAATCTAG
- a CDS encoding DUF4406 domain-containing protein, translating to MMHELKIWPEHFSAVESGDKTVELRRDDREFAVGDTLALGEWNPTTQTYTGRTCTVRVTHILRGGPWLSDGYVAISISVMNDRSSELSRMKVYISGPMSGIAEFNRPVFDNAAEMLREAGYNVFNPGAVRINGEWEDFMRHDIKAQMDCDVVVLLQNWHMSRGSQLEVYLAKQLGIRVCELDDFLNKRYVEERKT from the coding sequence ATGATGCACGAGTTAAAAATTTGGCCAGAGCATTTTTCAGCTGTCGAATCGGGCGACAAAACGGTAGAGCTTAGGCGGGACGACCGAGAATTTGCCGTGGGGGACACATTAGCGCTTGGAGAATGGAACCCCACGACCCAAACATACACAGGACGAACATGCACAGTGAGAGTCACTCACATTTTACGGGGCGGACCATGGCTTAGTGATGGATATGTAGCGATTTCGATTTCGGTTATGAACGACCGTTCATCTGAACTGAGCAGGATGAAAGTGTATATTTCGGGGCCAATGTCTGGAATAGCTGAGTTCAACCGACCAGTCTTCGACAATGCAGCTGAAATGCTACGAGAAGCAGGGTACAACGTGTTTAACCCTGGCGCAGTGCGAATCAATGGTGAATGGGAAGACTTCATGCGACATGATATCAAAGCACAAATGGACTGTGATGTTGTAGTTCTACTCCAGAACTGGCATATGTCGCGGGGCTCCCAACTGGAAGTTTACCTTGCCAAACAACTTGGTATCCGTGTGTGTGAACTAGATGACTTCCTAAACAAGCGTTATGTAGAGGAACGTAAGACTTGA
- a CDS encoding phosphodiester glycosidase family protein, producing MVRNKHIALGMTVACGTILALSPTVSASPKPSWQQAVSSHHAVVDGQPVNWVSINVHNPHVSVRPVVANNTFGTTSSLASMANSVGAIAAINGTFFNSWSNRFPTGAIEINGQFQNDSQGTILGIGQKGQLVMTRAKESLSVEVHDDTNPISQLWPWYLNVPSTNSDRVSVLTSYFGKTTKDKTANVVTVQHNTVQGIHKGVTPIPVGGYAVEIGSGSASLLDRIHVGDPVNFSVSVQSLDGHSIDFSQYPNAIGAGPMIVDNKQIVLNPKLEGFTDPVLLNTNTLRSFVGIDSSGNLILGTIHSATLSTEAKIAHSLGLKQAMNLDGGSSTGLYFNGTYVTRPGRNLATALVVSYK from the coding sequence GTGGTAAGAAACAAACATATAGCCCTTGGTATGACAGTCGCTTGCGGGACAATTCTTGCCCTATCACCGACCGTGTCTGCATCACCTAAACCTTCATGGCAACAGGCAGTATCATCACATCATGCAGTTGTTGATGGACAACCCGTGAATTGGGTAAGTATCAACGTTCACAATCCCCATGTGTCTGTTCGGCCTGTAGTTGCGAACAACACGTTCGGAACGACATCTTCATTAGCAAGCATGGCCAACAGCGTAGGAGCAATCGCAGCGATTAATGGGACATTCTTTAACTCATGGTCTAATCGATTTCCTACAGGCGCAATCGAAATCAACGGTCAATTCCAAAACGATAGTCAAGGAACGATCCTAGGAATCGGACAAAAGGGCCAGCTTGTAATGACCCGAGCCAAAGAATCTCTTTCTGTGGAGGTACACGATGACACCAATCCGATTTCTCAATTGTGGCCGTGGTATCTTAACGTACCTAGCACAAATTCAGACCGCGTAAGTGTTCTTACGTCGTACTTTGGCAAAACCACAAAGGATAAAACCGCCAATGTTGTCACAGTCCAACACAACACGGTTCAAGGTATTCACAAAGGAGTTACTCCAATTCCTGTAGGTGGGTACGCTGTTGAAATTGGTAGTGGTTCAGCATCTTTGCTTGACCGTATTCACGTTGGGGACCCTGTTAATTTTAGTGTTAGTGTCCAAAGTCTAGATGGTCATTCAATTGATTTTTCCCAATACCCAAACGCAATTGGTGCTGGACCCATGATCGTTGACAACAAACAAATTGTCTTAAATCCAAAATTGGAGGGCTTCACCGACCCTGTTCTTCTTAACACCAATACGCTACGAAGCTTTGTAGGTATTGATTCGAGTGGCAACCTAATTTTAGGAACGATTCACTCTGCCACACTATCAACCGAAGCCAAGATTGCCCACAGTTTGGGCCTTAAACAAGCTATGAATTTGGATGGCGGCAGTTCTACCGGATTGTATTTTAACGGTACCTACGTAACTAGACCCGGACGTAATTTGGCAACTGCATTGGTGGTTTCGTATAAATAA
- a CDS encoding ATP-dependent helicase, which yields MTSSPYMDLEGLGRNSSFARYYPDAKTILLERNYRSREPVILASNRVIALNKRQMSKRVIANRKGGEPVRMLHAQDEFDQAERVVNTITSLRTAFPELKWSDFAVLYRTNQESVPFEEVLYEKHVPYELTDGTHFFEGHKAKPILAYMRLLDRLNRDEIPDMDNLIVALKSPKGNLSRAAIERVQVEGMGVLNSHPDYADYIDSLGQFLDLDSPMIFLNKLGEVYPDLVKTEPGEVWLDVLRRTCSRFPTLQAFLQHVEYVLQQAKEPKDDAVRFMSIHQSKGLEFGTVFIAVNVKPGTPCARTTFVHNRI from the coding sequence ATGACTTCCAGTCCATATATGGATTTAGAGGGGCTAGGCCGGAACTCATCATTTGCTAGATACTATCCGGATGCGAAAACGATTCTTCTCGAGAGAAACTATCGATCACGGGAACCAGTAATCTTAGCCTCTAACCGAGTTATCGCATTGAACAAACGTCAAATGTCAAAAAGGGTGATAGCGAACCGTAAGGGTGGGGAACCCGTACGTATGCTGCATGCACAGGATGAATTCGACCAAGCTGAACGTGTCGTAAACACAATTACGTCACTTCGTACTGCGTTCCCTGAGTTGAAGTGGTCAGATTTCGCGGTGTTATACCGTACAAACCAAGAATCCGTCCCGTTTGAAGAAGTGTTATACGAGAAACATGTGCCATATGAACTGACGGATGGAACGCACTTTTTTGAGGGTCATAAAGCAAAGCCCATTCTTGCATACATGAGACTACTCGATAGGCTCAATCGGGATGAAATACCTGATATGGACAACCTTATTGTGGCGTTGAAGAGTCCAAAAGGGAATCTCAGCCGAGCGGCAATTGAGCGAGTTCAGGTTGAAGGGATGGGGGTACTCAACAGTCACCCGGATTACGCGGACTATATCGATTCTCTTGGTCAATTCTTGGATCTCGACAGTCCAATGATCTTCTTAAACAAGCTCGGTGAAGTTTATCCAGACCTCGTTAAAACGGAGCCGGGAGAGGTATGGCTGGACGTACTCCGTAGGACATGTTCTCGTTTTCCAACACTTCAAGCCTTCCTGCAGCACGTTGAATACGTGCTTCAACAAGCAAAGGAACCAAAGGATGATGCAGTTCGTTTTATGTCGATACACCAAAGCAAAGGACTTGAGTTTGGAACCGTTTTTATTGCGGTGAACGTCAAACCCGGCACACCTTGTGCACGAACCACGTTTGTTCATAATCGGATATAA
- a CDS encoding helix-turn-helix transcriptional regulator, with protein sequence MDTDRGKVLKAFRLWVGKTQLEIALIMNVDQSAISRIESGERQIDDEIENQYVEACGGKTKLEELFSELQRQKTSIGFIETKACHNSRRNL encoded by the coding sequence ATGGATACTGACAGGGGTAAGGTCTTGAAAGCTTTTCGACTATGGGTAGGTAAAACCCAGTTGGAGATAGCGCTCATAATGAATGTAGACCAAAGCGCCATTTCCCGTATCGAATCTGGTGAACGGCAAATTGACGATGAAATAGAGAATCAGTACGTCGAAGCCTGTGGGGGAAAAACCAAACTCGAAGAATTGTTTTCCGAGTTACAAAGGCAAAAAACGAGTATTGGATTCATAGAAACCAAGGCATGTCATAATTCACGGAGAAATTTATGA
- a CDS encoding ATP-dependent helicase yields the protein MPKLEDLNEAQREAAMHVDGPCVVVAGAGSGKTSMLVTRVAELIKAGVPPNRILCCTFTRKATKEMGERIVRDIGPRAKPVVVSTIHGLALRMVMPKMEGWKLVSKTEWMFEVVLGPKSTVNRYGTGFSKELNVEDAMLAIGKAKNSKQRPEQVEDPIVRQVYRAYEDLKKARKMLDFDDLLLKANEFLRTDANFAQKMQSRFTHISVDEFQDVNLVQWDLIRKLAEPHHNLLVVGDDFQSIYGFRGARPELIIC from the coding sequence ATGCCGAAATTGGAGGATTTAAACGAGGCACAGCGTGAAGCAGCCATGCACGTCGACGGACCGTGTGTCGTTGTTGCAGGCGCCGGTAGTGGTAAGACTTCTATGCTCGTGACCCGCGTAGCCGAGCTCATAAAGGCTGGCGTACCACCAAACCGAATTCTCTGTTGCACCTTCACTCGTAAGGCAACCAAGGAAATGGGCGAGCGGATCGTTCGTGATATAGGCCCGCGTGCTAAGCCGGTTGTCGTCTCGACTATCCATGGCCTAGCACTTCGAATGGTCATGCCAAAAATGGAGGGCTGGAAACTCGTATCGAAAACGGAATGGATGTTTGAAGTCGTGTTGGGGCCGAAAAGCACAGTGAATCGGTACGGTACCGGGTTCTCAAAGGAACTTAACGTGGAAGATGCCATGCTCGCCATCGGTAAGGCTAAGAACTCGAAACAACGGCCAGAACAAGTCGAAGACCCGATCGTACGCCAGGTTTACAGGGCATACGAAGACCTGAAAAAGGCCCGCAAAATGCTGGATTTTGATGACTTGTTACTCAAAGCTAATGAGTTTTTACGTACTGATGCTAATTTTGCCCAAAAGATGCAATCACGTTTTACACACATTTCGGTAGATGAGTTCCAGGACGTGAACTTGGTTCAATGGGATTTAATACGGAAACTGGCTGAACCACATCACAATTTGTTGGTAGTTGGGGATGACTTCCAGTCCATATATGGATTTAGAGGGGCTAGGCCGGAACTCATCATTTGCTAG
- a CDS encoding putative quorum-sensing-regulated virulence factor, translated as MKRKQLTVRQGTLWLPRTCYRQLASYRKHIAKTDQVEELIEYAASPIPIEVMPFGKHKGMRMDEIPVSYFNWALQNMTELDSDLRIAMEEQAASRADA; from the coding sequence TTGAAGCGGAAGCAGCTCACAGTGCGGCAGGGGACACTTTGGTTACCGCGCACGTGTTACCGCCAACTAGCCTCTTATCGCAAGCACATTGCAAAAACAGACCAGGTTGAGGAACTCATCGAATATGCTGCGTCGCCGATACCGATCGAGGTCATGCCGTTTGGCAAGCACAAAGGAATGCGTATGGACGAAATACCGGTCAGCTATTTCAATTGGGCGCTCCAGAACATGACTGAACTTGATTCTGATTTACGGATAGCGATGGAAGAGCAGGCTGCGTCTCGTGCGGATGCGTGA
- a CDS encoding spore coat protein, which produces MKGILQKHQDAHIQDYNMKVEWARSGSCNEKLNVPPMPAKSVDTQKPAQAVTPNPNATTFDDRGIATAYLVSLKANGKNYASATFEADEPELRQFLEDAFTMCSHHAFEVAGWMSKNGYYPGEQATGTYLKALNQTYDPVPQMAGVH; this is translated from the coding sequence TTGAAGGGCATTCTTCAGAAGCACCAGGACGCGCACATTCAAGACTATAACATGAAGGTAGAGTGGGCGAGATCGGGATCATGCAATGAAAAGCTGAATGTCCCGCCGATGCCGGCAAAATCGGTAGACACACAAAAACCAGCACAAGCTGTAACACCAAATCCAAACGCTACGACGTTCGACGACAGGGGTATTGCAACAGCCTATTTGGTCAGTCTTAAGGCCAACGGAAAGAACTATGCTTCGGCTACGTTTGAGGCAGACGAACCAGAGTTGCGCCAGTTCCTTGAGGATGCATTTACAATGTGTTCCCATCACGCCTTTGAAGTTGCAGGCTGGATGAGCAAGAACGGCTATTATCCTGGAGAACAAGCGACAGGCACGTATCTTAAAGCCCTCAATCAAACGTACGATCCCGTTCCCCAAATGGCAGGGGTCCACTAA
- a CDS encoding 3'-5' exonuclease, whose translation MVLDTETTGIDPAVDKVVDISLVEVSRNGIKPLYNTLIHPNRDIPPTASAVHHITLKHVADKPLFEEVWPTVMGYLEDAVIVAHNAQFDRAMIPETGQPWVCSYRLARHLWPDAPAHSNQVLRYWMNLDIEAEAAHSAAGDTLVTAHVLPPTSLLSQAHCKNRPG comes from the coding sequence GTGGTCCTCGACACGGAAACGACCGGTATTGACCCAGCGGTCGATAAGGTCGTAGACATATCACTCGTAGAAGTCTCACGCAATGGTATTAAGCCACTGTACAACACGTTAATACATCCTAATAGGGATATTCCTCCTACTGCCTCGGCAGTGCACCATATAACACTTAAGCACGTTGCCGATAAGCCGCTTTTTGAAGAGGTTTGGCCTACCGTTATGGGCTACCTCGAAGATGCCGTTATCGTAGCGCACAACGCCCAATTTGACCGCGCAATGATTCCTGAAACGGGTCAACCGTGGGTATGTTCGTATCGATTAGCAAGGCATTTATGGCCGGATGCGCCGGCACATAGTAATCAGGTCTTGAGGTACTGGATGAACTTGGATATTGAAGCGGAAGCAGCTCACAGTGCGGCAGGGGACACTTTGGTTACCGCGCACGTGTTACCGCCAACTAGCCTCTTATCGCAAGCACATTGCAAAAACAGACCAGGTTGA
- a CDS encoding MGDG synthase family glycosyltransferase yields MAKALLLPASLGDGHKQVASALRNVFIEHGVEVIEVDCFRSTNFRMARCLEYSYEWMTRYTPPVYGMLYRMTSNLGPHSRLWKATSLFFKPAVIRALEQYHPDIVLQLFPDHSLARLIRQWNRPYIGVVLTDYSIHGNWFHDNVDTYFFAHEEIGEIARPFVSAQAEVVISGIPIRPQFHIQDSPQNLSKNRPYILFATGGRGVFPHLRRAILIARRVLPNHAVYVMCGRNEVMLHQVKGFAVNDPGIHGLPFVNNVSSWLRGASFAVIKPGGVTVSECLASHCPMVMYHPQQGQEANNAAFMKRIGAADIARNSEEFYTILERMKSSSQRTEMAFACASVARPDAAKRIVEHALQRLKIR; encoded by the coding sequence ATGGCTAAGGCTTTATTGTTGCCAGCCTCATTAGGAGACGGACATAAGCAGGTGGCTTCGGCATTACGAAACGTCTTTATTGAGCATGGTGTGGAAGTTATAGAGGTTGACTGCTTTCGTTCAACAAACTTTCGTATGGCTAGGTGTCTCGAATATTCGTACGAGTGGATGACCCGTTACACTCCACCAGTATATGGCATGTTGTACAGAATGACCTCGAATCTAGGTCCACATAGTAGACTTTGGAAGGCCACGTCCTTGTTTTTCAAGCCGGCAGTAATTCGTGCGCTAGAGCAATATCATCCAGACATTGTGTTGCAATTGTTCCCAGACCATTCATTGGCAAGACTTATCAGGCAATGGAACAGACCTTATATTGGAGTTGTCTTAACCGACTACAGCATCCACGGGAATTGGTTTCATGATAATGTTGACACTTATTTTTTCGCACATGAGGAGATCGGTGAAATCGCACGGCCATTCGTGTCAGCACAAGCGGAAGTAGTGATATCAGGAATTCCCATTAGACCCCAATTTCATATACAGGATTCACCACAAAACCTGTCAAAGAATCGCCCTTATATTCTGTTTGCTACAGGTGGCCGCGGCGTATTTCCACACTTGCGACGTGCAATCTTAATTGCTCGTCGAGTGTTGCCTAATCATGCTGTGTATGTAATGTGTGGTCGTAATGAAGTTATGCTTCACCAAGTGAAGGGATTTGCTGTAAACGACCCGGGCATTCATGGCTTGCCATTTGTGAATAATGTATCCTCTTGGTTACGAGGGGCGTCGTTTGCAGTCATAAAACCGGGAGGAGTAACAGTGAGTGAATGCCTAGCCAGTCATTGCCCGATGGTCATGTATCATCCACAGCAGGGGCAAGAAGCAAATAACGCAGCCTTTATGAAACGCATAGGGGCGGCCGACATTGCACGAAATTCCGAAGAATTCTATACCATCCTCGAAAGAATGAAATCTTCGAGTCAACGTACAGAAATGGCCTTTGCTTGTGCGTCCGTAGCACGTCCTGATGCGGCAAAACGAATTGTGGAACATGCCTTGCAACGATTGAAGATACGTTAA
- a CDS encoding glycosyltransferase family 4 protein, whose amino-acid sequence MRIAIFSETFLPGTDGVVTRLCGTLKHLSESGHDVLLFAPHGAPPTYAFATIIGIPSFRFFLYPEKKFALPFPRVGKVLKEFQPDLVHAVNPGFLGFAAIYYARRYRVPLIASYHTHIPTYARYYRLPWLEPFLWWYFRAIHNRAEVNLCTSSATIVELESRGFRDLALWERGVDLQMFSPAKRSEQMRTRLLNCHKDDHQKLLLYVGRLAKEKEIENLRPCLDRMPDIHLAIVGDGPYRSTLESIFSGTNTIFTGYLFGEELAQAYASADGFVFTSTTETLGLVLYEAMASGLPVMAANSPATQEVLEHGRIGFIFDPEDFDSMLEALNGLMYDEKRRKRVQALAKDIVFTLDWSKPTEQLLSHYQRLLVTRAANQPKPIQDSTS is encoded by the coding sequence ATGCGAATCGCCATATTCTCTGAGACATTTCTCCCTGGAACGGATGGTGTTGTCACACGTTTGTGTGGTACATTAAAGCACCTATCTGAATCAGGTCATGATGTACTATTATTTGCGCCTCATGGAGCCCCGCCAACGTACGCCTTTGCCACGATTATCGGAATCCCTTCCTTTCGTTTTTTTCTTTATCCTGAAAAGAAATTTGCGTTGCCCTTTCCAAGGGTCGGAAAAGTTCTAAAAGAATTTCAGCCTGATCTTGTACACGCCGTAAATCCGGGCTTTCTTGGCTTCGCCGCAATTTACTACGCGCGAAGGTATCGTGTACCGCTTATTGCGTCCTATCACACACACATACCGACGTATGCACGTTATTACCGGCTCCCTTGGTTGGAACCATTTTTGTGGTGGTATTTTCGCGCGATACACAATCGAGCTGAAGTCAACCTATGTACGTCCAGTGCAACAATAGTAGAGCTAGAGTCCCGAGGATTTCGTGACCTCGCTTTGTGGGAACGCGGCGTAGATTTGCAAATGTTTTCGCCTGCAAAGCGTTCAGAGCAAATGCGCACACGTCTGTTAAACTGCCACAAGGATGATCACCAAAAGTTATTATTGTACGTGGGGCGCCTTGCCAAAGAAAAGGAAATTGAGAATCTGCGTCCATGCCTTGACCGAATGCCTGATATACATCTAGCCATTGTAGGAGATGGTCCGTACCGCTCAACCCTAGAGTCCATTTTTTCAGGTACCAATACAATATTCACTGGGTACTTGTTCGGCGAGGAATTAGCACAGGCGTACGCTTCTGCAGACGGCTTTGTCTTTACATCAACCACTGAAACCCTTGGGCTTGTATTATATGAAGCGATGGCCAGTGGTCTGCCAGTGATGGCCGCGAATAGTCCCGCCACACAAGAGGTATTGGAACACGGAAGAATTGGATTTATATTCGACCCAGAAGATTTCGATTCCATGTTGGAAGCGCTAAATGGATTGATGTATGACGAAAAACGACGCAAAAGAGTCCAAGCATTGGCAAAAGACATTGTGTTTACCCTGGACTGGAGCAAACCAACTGAACAACTTCTCAGCCATTATCAACGCTTACTTGTCACGCGAGCTGCAAATCAACCCAAACCCATTCAAGATTCGACTTCTTAA
- a CDS encoding diacylglycerol/lipid kinase family protein produces METLFIVNPTAGRGTTKSRWDAFERQLKKYTTFPYKVHFTTRSGEAETVSLQATRSHFERVIAVGGDGTVNEIVNGVLGRDVMIGILPFGTGNDLARSIEANKSDKDLLHTLCYPKEASLNVAKINGRHFINAAGIGFDGIVANHINRHMFIKSLGALGYSLSAITVLKSFTPSEVMLNIDGNCVILSHVWMIAIGNGSFYGGGMKICPSAKYDDDLLDVCIVSNLGKMNFLKLLPSVYTGRHVEKETFITMQQGKRIEITCPDYMIAHADGELIASSSLQISISEKRIRFLTD; encoded by the coding sequence ATGGAAACCTTATTTATCGTCAATCCCACAGCCGGAAGAGGAACAACCAAATCACGATGGGATGCTTTCGAACGGCAACTAAAGAAATATACAACTTTCCCTTATAAAGTACACTTTACGACCCGTTCAGGGGAAGCAGAAACTGTATCTTTGCAGGCAACCCGCTCGCACTTTGAACGAGTGATCGCCGTTGGTGGAGATGGGACCGTTAATGAAATTGTCAACGGGGTGCTTGGCAGAGATGTGATGATTGGGATACTTCCGTTTGGTACAGGTAATGACTTGGCACGGTCGATAGAAGCTAATAAATCCGACAAAGACCTACTACATACGCTGTGTTACCCTAAGGAAGCGTCTTTAAATGTGGCGAAAATTAACGGACGGCACTTTATTAACGCAGCAGGCATCGGATTTGACGGAATAGTTGCGAATCATATAAATAGGCATATGTTCATCAAAAGCCTCGGGGCACTTGGATATTCCTTAAGCGCCATTACTGTGTTAAAATCATTCACTCCATCTGAAGTGATGCTCAACATTGACGGAAATTGTGTAATTCTATCACACGTGTGGATGATCGCCATCGGGAATGGCTCCTTTTATGGAGGTGGTATGAAAATCTGCCCGTCTGCCAAGTACGACGACGATTTGCTTGACGTGTGTATCGTGTCTAACTTGGGGAAAATGAATTTCTTAAAACTTCTTCCTTCCGTCTATACGGGAAGGCACGTTGAGAAGGAGACTTTTATTACAATGCAGCAAGGAAAGCGCATCGAGATTACTTGCCCCGATTACATGATTGCTCATGCCGATGGTGAACTCATTGCCTCCTCTTCCCTTCAGATCAGTATTAGTGAAAAGCGAATTCGTTTTCTCACCGACTAA
- a CDS encoding lysophospholipid acyltransferase family protein yields the protein MINTRLFLKCIIQMYYKASHRVTVNGLEKLPVSGPYIIASNHISNHDPILLGVFLNPTIKFMAKDELFRIPVLRSIVKKLNAFPVKRTGIGIGAIRYAILLLKMGEVVGIFPEGTRNHNGRQLPWKPGVGFIATKAKFVPIVPIAICAQRAKLFRRFRIIVGDPIIPFHSDYRLLAQDVMQMIQNLKSSVELSSTSCIVGQESIQ from the coding sequence ATGATAAACACACGTTTGTTTTTAAAATGCATCATTCAAATGTACTACAAGGCTTCTCACCGAGTCACCGTTAACGGGCTTGAGAAACTACCTGTTAGTGGTCCCTATATTATCGCCTCGAATCACATTTCCAATCACGACCCGATACTGCTTGGTGTATTCCTGAACCCAACGATTAAATTTATGGCGAAGGACGAGCTATTTCGGATTCCTGTACTACGTTCGATTGTAAAAAAACTTAACGCGTTTCCTGTGAAACGTACTGGGATAGGGATTGGTGCAATTCGTTACGCCATTTTGCTTCTGAAGATGGGCGAGGTTGTCGGAATCTTCCCTGAGGGAACGAGAAATCACAATGGACGTCAGCTTCCTTGGAAACCGGGAGTTGGGTTTATTGCAACAAAAGCTAAATTTGTACCAATCGTTCCGATCGCTATTTGTGCTCAACGAGCGAAATTATTCAGACGATTTCGAATCATTGTAGGAGATCCTATCATACCATTTCATTCAGATTATCGATTGCTGGCTCAAGATGTGATGCAAATGATCCAAAATTTAAAGAGTTCCGTAGAGCTCAGTTCAACAAGTTGTATCGTGGGTCAAGAAAGCATACAGTGA